The DNA window CCACGGTGATCGAGCACGCGCTGGCCCAGGGTATTACCCAGTTCCTGGAGCTGGGCTCCGGAGACCCGCACATCAGCTCCGCGCACGCCGCCATCGGTGCCGTCGGCACCACGCCCGCGCCGAGGATCGTGCTTGTCGACCATGATCCGATCGTCTACGCACGCGCGTGGGGAGACGCACAGGAGCAGCCCGGGGCGTGGCGACGATCGACCTTTGTGCGTGGCAATGTATTCGCGGTCGGCAGAATGGTGAACAGCCTGGCAAAGAGAGGACTGCTCGATCTCGAGCTGCCGGTGTGCGTTCTCGCGGTGGACATCCTGCACTTCGCCGAGCCTGAAATCGATGTCCGTACCGTGCCGCGGCGCTTAGCCCATCGGTTGGTGCCCGGCACCCTGATCGCCGTCACCCACCTTACCGACGAGCCACTCACCCCTCCCACGCACACCAGGGCTGTGGAAGATCTGCGCACAGATACAGCGAGCTGGTGCCGGGCCCATGGGTGGTGTGTGGGCCCGCAGCCACGCCCCCGTAGTCACGCCGAGTTCGCCCGTCTGCTCGCCGACCTCGAGTTGCTCGCCCCGGGCACCACCACGCCCGGATCCTGGCCCGAGCCCGATGACACCCGTCAGCCCCGGGCGCCTTACACCCTCGCCGCGGTCGGACGTGTTCCCAAACGCCGCGCCGGCGCCAGCGAGAGGGGCGAACCATGATCCACCAGTCTGGCGAGGAGCCTGCCCCTGCTCGGCGGCATGTCCACGGCTCTGCTGCTGGCCAGCGCCGTGCTCGTTGTGCGAACCCGGTCCGCCGTCGGCGACGGCGCTGGAACGAGCGCCGCTCCACTATTTTGGATACAGGATGATAGAAGAGCTGAAAGCCGCCCTTGCCGATTTGGATGCCACAATTTGCGAAATCGGGAGAGATATTTCCGCGCCAATCAACGACGAGAGAATGCAGATAGTCTATGCCAAAGCCCAGGCTATCGGCGACACGGGTGCGGTTAACGACGTTGTCCAAGGAGTGGAGCAGGCAAGAGAACTGGTGGCACAGGCAATGCGAGTGCTTATCGGGGCAGTACATAAACTCGCGGACTACCAGAGAGAACTATAATGGCTAACGCAAACTAGTTGACAACATACCCGAACCGATTCAGGATCTACCCACAGGCAAGACATGTCTCCGCCGCCAAT is part of the Amycolatopsis sp. CA-230715 genome and encodes:
- a CDS encoding SAM-dependent methyltransferase; amino-acid sequence: MSPKTASSPLAWQCDRRIREQRFWSECPRVDVTGPHVARVEVAVADPTDIVRTWPCDREVATQLATIAPYTETALRTRHQFTSTVIEHALAQGITQFLELGSGDPHISSAHAAIGAVGTTPAPRIVLVDHDPIVYARAWGDAQEQPGAWRRSTFVRGNVFAVGRMVNSLAKRGLLDLELPVCVLAVDILHFAEPEIDVRTVPRRLAHRLVPGTLIAVTHLTDEPLTPPTHTRAVEDLRTDTASWCRAHGWCVGPQPRPRSHAEFARLLADLELLAPGTTTPGSWPEPDDTRQPRAPYTLAAVGRVPKRRAGASERGEP